In Nostoc sp. CENA543, a single genomic region encodes these proteins:
- the egtD gene encoding L-histidine N(alpha)-methyltransferase, which translates to MLTRNSQILTEDYQNINHDGDDVIQGLTQTPKTLPPKYFYDDRGSELFEQICELPEYYPTRTEAWILSQYADEIAHLTGECELIELGSGSSTKTIFLLDAYQKLSRSFKYIPIDVSAGILKASVFKLQKKYPDSLIDGLVGTYEQALTQLATTVSSSRMIFFLGSSIGNFNPQEADRFLRQVAEALSPGDYFLLGLDLQKPQSILEAAYNDSQGVTAAFNLNMLSHLNWRFQGNFDLNLFTHQAIYNQADAQIEMYLHTHKSHWVNLEALNLKIFLETGESILTEISRKFDLAVIQKELEKHGLKTIKVWTDPQQWFGLILCQA; encoded by the coding sequence ATGTTAACAAGAAATTCTCAAATTCTGACCGAGGATTATCAAAATATCAACCATGATGGTGATGATGTAATTCAAGGTTTGACTCAAACACCAAAGACTTTACCCCCAAAGTATTTCTATGATGATCGCGGTTCTGAATTATTTGAGCAAATTTGTGAGTTACCAGAATATTACCCCACACGTACAGAAGCCTGGATATTAAGCCAATATGCTGATGAAATTGCTCATCTAACGGGCGAATGTGAACTGATAGAATTAGGCAGTGGTAGTTCTACCAAAACAATTTTCTTGTTAGATGCTTACCAAAAACTTTCTCGCTCGTTTAAATATATACCGATTGATGTCAGTGCGGGAATTCTCAAAGCAAGTGTATTTAAGTTACAAAAAAAATATCCTGATTCCTTAATTGATGGCTTAGTCGGAACGTATGAACAAGCATTAACACAATTAGCCACAACCGTTTCATCATCGCGGATGATTTTCTTTCTCGGAAGTTCGATAGGTAATTTTAATCCCCAGGAAGCTGATAGATTTTTGCGCCAAGTTGCTGAGGCTTTAAGTCCAGGTGATTACTTTTTACTAGGACTCGATTTACAAAAACCCCAAAGTATTTTAGAAGCAGCCTATAACGATAGTCAAGGAGTTACGGCTGCTTTTAATTTAAATATGCTTTCTCATTTAAATTGGCGTTTTCAAGGTAATTTTGACCTCAATTTATTTACTCACCAAGCAATTTACAATCAAGCAGATGCTCAAATTGAGATGTATCTGCATACCCACAAAAGCCATTGGGTAAATTTAGAAGCATTAAATTTGAAGATTTTTTTGGAAACAGGAGAAAGTATTTTAACAGAGATTTCTCGTAAATTTGATTTGGCTGTTATCCAAAAAGAACTGGAGAAGCATGGGTTAAAAACTATAAAAGTTTGGACAGATCCTCAGCAATGGTTCGGTTTAATTCTTTGTCAAGCTTAG
- the tyrS gene encoding tyrosine--tRNA ligase gives MVANFSWLNRGIVEVFPQPIDTDNESESLEKRLATTNRPLRVKLGIDPTGADIHLGHSIPVRKLRAFQDAGHTAVLIIGDFTARIGDPTGKSEVRRQLTEAEVMQNAQTYLDQVRPILDFDTPGRLEVRYNSEWLSGLNLGKIIELLATMTVGQMLAKEGFAERYKKENPIFLHEFLYPLMQGYDSVAVEADVELGGTDQKFNIAVGRDLQRHFGQKPQFGVLLPILIGTDGVQKMSKSLGNYVGLSEHPGQKYQKLQGVPDNLLNQYFELLTDLPLDELPENPRDRQMLLAWEVVRQYHGEQAANEAKEAAKSGGKEGAVPEFSLTEVNQFPVKLAYLLNVSGLCKSTGEGKRKIQEGGVRLDGDRITDVDATFDQGSDLHGKVLQVGKNKFVRLVP, from the coding sequence ATGGTGGCAAATTTTTCTTGGTTAAATCGTGGAATAGTGGAAGTATTCCCACAACCAATTGATACTGATAACGAAAGTGAAAGTTTAGAGAAACGCTTGGCGACTACGAACCGCCCTTTAAGGGTCAAATTGGGAATTGATCCTACTGGTGCAGATATTCACCTTGGTCATAGCATACCAGTACGAAAACTGCGAGCGTTTCAAGATGCTGGGCATACGGCAGTCCTAATTATTGGTGATTTTACGGCTCGCATCGGTGATCCTACAGGTAAATCAGAGGTGCGTCGCCAACTGACAGAGGCAGAGGTGATGCAAAATGCTCAAACTTACCTTGACCAAGTGCGTCCTATTTTGGATTTTGACACACCGGGTCGGTTAGAGGTGCGTTATAACTCTGAATGGCTTTCCGGGCTGAATTTAGGAAAAATTATCGAGTTATTAGCGACGATGACAGTAGGTCAGATGTTAGCTAAGGAAGGATTTGCAGAACGTTATAAAAAAGAGAATCCAATTTTTCTGCATGAGTTCCTCTACCCTTTAATGCAAGGTTACGATTCGGTGGCTGTGGAGGCAGATGTGGAGTTAGGAGGAACTGATCAAAAGTTTAACATTGCTGTGGGGAGAGATTTACAGCGTCATTTTGGTCAAAAACCCCAGTTTGGCGTGCTTTTACCGATTTTAATTGGGACGGACGGTGTGCAGAAAATGTCTAAATCTTTAGGAAATTATGTTGGTTTGTCAGAACACCCAGGACAAAAGTATCAAAAGTTGCAGGGTGTGCCAGATAATTTGCTAAATCAGTATTTTGAGTTGTTAACTGATTTACCTTTAGATGAGTTACCAGAAAATCCCCGCGATCGCCAAATGTTACTCGCTTGGGAAGTCGTGAGACAATACCACGGGGAACAAGCTGCAAATGAAGCCAAGGAAGCAGCGAAAAGCGGCGGAAAAGAAGGTGCTGTACCAGAATTTTCTTTAACTGAAGTTAACCAATTTCCCGTAAAGTTAGCTTACTTACTGAATGTGAGTGGCTTGTGTAAAAGTACCGGCGAAGGTAAACGCAAAATTCAAGAAGGTGGTGTACGCTTAGATGGCGATCGCATTACTGATGTAGATGCCACTTTTGATCAAGGAAGCGATTTACACGGTAAAGTTTTGCAAGTTGGTAAAAATAAGTTTGTGCGTTTAGTACCGTAA
- the ovoA gene encoding 5-histidylcysteine sulfoxide synthase, with protein sequence MKLIQSTHPPQLDNCDRQSILNYFDNAWQLENLLLQTIVGEDTFYLNPDPLRNPLIFYLGHSAVFYINKLIRVGLLENRLNPEYEILFEIGVDPEKPEELNQAIAHLKWPQIAEVWAYRQTAYEVISQVIQTTAIDLPILPDHPLWALIMGLEHQRIHIETSSMLIRQLPISRVKRPENWEYAPCNGYTPQNKMVEVSGGVVKIGKAFDDHTYGWDIDYGDRTVEVAPFLASKYLITNAEFWYFVKDSGYEKPDYWDAESWSWVTENNIKHPKFWLSENGNYKYRAMFDEIDLPLDWPVEVNHYEAMAYCRWRGENTRLMSEAEYHLATYGNDSIADVDNYNLNLKFGSPTPVGMLETAKSHSGLYDLRGNVWEWLSDHLNPLTGYQPHYLYADNSAIFFDTQHYMMLGGCWITNGTEALKYYRNWFRPNFYQHAGFRIVRDINN encoded by the coding sequence ATGAAACTGATCCAATCTACTCACCCACCACAGCTTGATAATTGCGATCGCCAGTCTATTCTTAACTATTTCGATAATGCTTGGCAGTTAGAAAACCTGCTGCTGCAAACTATAGTTGGGGAAGATACATTTTATCTCAATCCTGACCCTTTGAGAAATCCTCTGATTTTTTATCTAGGACATTCGGCTGTTTTTTATATCAATAAATTAATCCGTGTCGGTTTATTAGAAAACCGCCTCAATCCAGAGTATGAAATATTATTTGAGATTGGGGTTGATCCAGAAAAACCAGAGGAATTAAATCAAGCGATCGCACATTTAAAATGGCCACAAATTGCAGAGGTTTGGGCATATCGTCAAACAGCCTATGAGGTAATTTCACAAGTTATTCAAACAACCGCAATCGATTTACCAATTCTTCCTGATCATCCCCTCTGGGCTTTAATCATGGGACTAGAACACCAGCGTATTCATATTGAAACTTCTTCAATGTTGATTCGCCAACTACCAATTTCTAGGGTTAAACGTCCCGAAAATTGGGAATATGCACCTTGTAATGGTTACACACCCCAAAATAAAATGGTAGAAGTATCTGGAGGTGTAGTCAAAATAGGTAAAGCCTTTGATGATCATACTTATGGATGGGATATTGATTACGGCGATCGCACTGTAGAAGTCGCACCTTTTTTAGCCAGTAAATATCTCATCACCAATGCTGAGTTCTGGTATTTTGTCAAAGATAGTGGTTACGAAAAACCAGATTATTGGGACGCAGAATCTTGGAGTTGGGTAACTGAAAATAACATCAAACACCCTAAATTTTGGTTATCTGAAAATGGTAATTATAAATATCGTGCAATGTTTGACGAAATAGATTTACCCCTAGATTGGCCTGTAGAAGTCAATCATTATGAAGCAATGGCTTATTGTCGTTGGCGGGGTGAAAATACCCGTTTAATGAGTGAAGCAGAATACCATTTAGCAACTTATGGTAATGATTCAATAGCAGATGTAGATAATTATAATTTAAATTTAAAATTTGGTTCACCAACTCCCGTGGGAATGCTAGAAACAGCCAAAAGTCACTCTGGCTTGTACGATTTACGGGGGAATGTTTGGGAGTGGTTGAGTGATCACTTAAACCCCCTGACAGGATATCAGCCTCACTATTTGTATGCAGATAATTCGGCGATTTTCTTCGATACCCAACATTACATGATGTTGGGCGGATGTTGGATAACTAACGGTACGGAAGCCTTAAAATATTATCGCAATTGGTTTCGTCCCAATTTTTATCAGCACGCAGGTTTTAGAATTGTACGAGATATTAATAATTAA
- a CDS encoding transglycosylase domain-containing protein, with protein MSSRTFEEKQSQRRTSSGFEFLKGVGQVAGGTLLSITMLTSSIVAGGLVGLAISFRNLPDVRQLRNFFPSETTYIYDIKGKLLASVHGEANREVVPLDKISPNLKRAVLASEDGHFYYHHGINPTGVGRAVVTNLVAGGVKEGGSTITMQLVKNLFLTRRRAFTRKLAEAVLAIRLEQILTKDQILEMYLNQVYWGHNNYGVQTAARSYFNKSSENLTIAESAMMAGLIQAPEEFSPFVSMKLAKQKQREVLGRMLELNWITQQEYDQALKQEIKLGRIRSFQGSALPYITNTVAQELAKKFGREALLKGGMRVQTTVDADFQVMAEDTVKKWHKSLQGQGLSKNQIALVAIDPRTHFVKALVGGVDPKASEFNRATQAQRQPGSSFKPFVYYAAFATGKYAPDSTVVDAPVSYRDGNGWYYPRNYDGSFAGAMSIRTALAQSRNIPVIKIGKTIGMNRVIETCRTLGINSPMEPVTSLPLGAIGVTPLEMASAYATFANYGWQSPTTVIARITDSSGNVLLDNTPKPQQVLDPWASAAIIDVMRSVMTDGTGKGAAIDRPAAGKTGTTSSEKDIWFVGTVPQLTTAVWVGRDDNRQLASGATGGGMVAPIWKDFMTKALKNVPVENFKSPSQFPRPKTN; from the coding sequence GTGTCGTCTAGGACTTTTGAAGAAAAGCAATCCCAACGTCGGACTTCATCGGGGTTTGAGTTTTTAAAAGGAGTCGGCCAGGTAGCTGGTGGCACTCTATTATCAATCACGATGTTAACAAGCTCCATTGTAGCTGGAGGACTGGTTGGTCTAGCCATCAGTTTCCGCAATTTGCCCGATGTCAGGCAATTACGCAACTTCTTCCCCTCAGAAACCACTTATATCTATGACATTAAAGGTAAGCTTTTAGCCAGTGTCCACGGTGAAGCGAATCGGGAAGTTGTACCTCTAGATAAAATTTCTCCCAATCTTAAACGAGCTGTATTAGCTAGTGAGGATGGTCATTTCTACTACCACCACGGCATTAACCCCACTGGTGTAGGTCGTGCTGTCGTGACTAACTTAGTAGCTGGTGGCGTGAAAGAAGGTGGTTCTACCATCACCATGCAGCTGGTAAAAAACTTATTTTTGACTCGTAGACGCGCCTTTACCCGTAAATTAGCAGAAGCAGTTTTAGCCATTCGCCTAGAACAAATTCTCACCAAAGACCAAATTTTAGAAATGTACCTCAATCAAGTGTATTGGGGTCATAACAATTACGGTGTACAAACAGCCGCCAGGAGTTATTTTAATAAATCCTCGGAAAATTTAACTATTGCTGAATCAGCGATGATGGCGGGGTTGATTCAAGCACCAGAAGAATTTAGTCCCTTTGTCAGTATGAAACTGGCAAAGCAAAAACAAAGAGAAGTTTTAGGACGAATGCTGGAGTTAAACTGGATTACCCAGCAAGAATATGACCAAGCCCTCAAGCAAGAAATTAAACTCGGCAGAATTAGATCATTCCAAGGCAGTGCTTTGCCCTATATCACCAATACTGTGGCGCAAGAATTGGCGAAAAAATTTGGTCGGGAAGCCTTGCTTAAAGGAGGAATGCGAGTCCAAACCACAGTGGATGCTGACTTCCAAGTTATGGCAGAAGATACTGTGAAGAAATGGCACAAAAGTCTACAAGGTCAGGGTTTGAGTAAAAATCAAATTGCCTTAGTCGCAATCGATCCACGAACACACTTTGTCAAAGCTTTGGTTGGTGGTGTAGACCCGAAAGCCAGCGAATTCAACCGCGCTACCCAAGCACAGCGTCAGCCTGGATCTTCCTTTAAACCTTTTGTGTATTATGCTGCCTTTGCTACTGGTAAGTATGCACCAGACTCTACGGTCGTAGACGCTCCAGTCAGCTATCGAGATGGTAACGGTTGGTACTATCCACGTAACTATGATGGTAGTTTTGCCGGCGCAATGTCGATTCGCACAGCCTTAGCACAATCACGTAATATTCCTGTGATTAAAATTGGCAAGACTATAGGCATGAATAGAGTCATAGAAACTTGCCGCACTTTGGGTATCAACAGTCCGATGGAACCTGTTACCTCTTTACCTTTAGGGGCAATTGGGGTGACTCCTTTAGAAATGGCTAGTGCTTACGCTACTTTTGCTAATTACGGTTGGCAGTCACCAACAACGGTAATTGCTAGGATTACGGACAGTAGCGGCAACGTTTTATTGGATAATACGCCTAAACCTCAGCAGGTACTAGATCCTTGGGCTTCAGCAGCGATTATAGATGTGATGCGCTCAGTTATGACTGATGGTACTGGTAAGGGTGCGGCCATAGACCGGCCAGCAGCAGGCAAAACTGGTACAACATCATCAGAAAAAGATATTTGGTTTGTCGGGACTGTACCGCAATTAACCACTGCTGTCTGGGTAGGTAGAGACGACAACAGGCAACTAGCTAGTGGTGCAACTGGTGGTGGGATGGTGGCTCCCATCTGGAAGGACTTCATGACGAAGGCTCTCAAAAATGTCCCAGTCGAAAACTTTAAATCTCCTTCTCAGTTTCCTCGTCCGAAAACCAATTAA
- a CDS encoding DUF3067 family protein yields MTGRELHQLLLDKWGHSYDVQFRRTQGKIFLQVMWKYLEQASFPMTETEYQEHLESVANYLQALGGAAQVRTFITQTRDRPRLGKAVSIPLDLGERASEWIV; encoded by the coding sequence ATGACAGGACGGGAGTTACACCAATTATTGCTGGATAAATGGGGACATTCATACGATGTCCAGTTCCGCCGTACCCAGGGGAAAATTTTCCTGCAAGTGATGTGGAAATACTTGGAACAAGCTTCTTTCCCGATGACCGAGACGGAATATCAAGAACATTTAGAGAGTGTGGCGAATTATCTTCAGGCTTTGGGTGGGGCGGCGCAGGTGCGGACTTTTATCACCCAAACACGCGATCGCCCCCGTCTTGGCAAAGCTGTTAGTATACCTTTAGACTTGGGTGAACGTGCTTCGGAATGGATAGTTTGA
- a CDS encoding type II toxin-antitoxin system YhaV family toxin — MPTFSINEWQIFFHPLFNQQWVNLRERVRILKNELPQEEFICHADVKLLKALNIGIKEKITQDPFASHFVLQKPLQKYGRLKKMGLPERYRLFFRAFKEPRIVIILWLGFPRKEGDKNDCYQVFTKKVINGDFPDNINDLLAECDMENAGTDKQDENSDN; from the coding sequence ATGCCTACTTTCTCTATTAATGAATGGCAAATCTTTTTTCACCCACTGTTTAATCAACAATGGGTGAATTTGCGTGAGAGAGTTCGTATACTAAAAAATGAATTACCTCAAGAAGAGTTTATTTGTCATGCAGATGTAAAGTTATTGAAAGCACTCAATATTGGTATTAAAGAAAAAATAACTCAAGACCCATTTGCATCACATTTTGTTCTACAAAAACCTTTACAGAAATATGGTCGTCTCAAAAAAATGGGATTACCGGAAAGATACAGATTGTTTTTTAGAGCATTTAAAGAACCAAGAATTGTGATTATTCTTTGGTTAGGCTTTCCTCGCAAGGAAGGGGATAAAAACGATTGCTATCAAGTTTTTACTAAAAAAGTGATAAATGGAGATTTTCCTGATAATATAAATGACTTGCTAGCAGAATGTGATATGGAAAACGCTGGTACAGATAAACAAGATGAGAATAGTGACAATTAA
- a CDS encoding glycine betaine ABC transporter substrate-binding protein translates to MFLSRYFGEILLRSGEHLVLVAIAMLVAIGIGIPCGVAITRQPQLAKPMLGVANAIQTIPSLAIFGFLISVPFLGGIGKIPAIIALTLYALLPIIRNTYTGITNLDPAVRDAGKGMGMTQWQLLLLVELPLAAGVILAGVRVATVICVGIATIAAAIGGGGLGLFIFQGISTVNNQLILAGAIPAALIAVGADLLLGLLEKQLTKQRENQEQFYRRIPVIVAILISLIIGLIIFGYQLTPPTIVIGSKNFTEQIILGELLAQQIEAQTKLKVDRRFNLGGTFICHEAVKNGSIDGYFEYTGTALTAILKDEPISNRGVVYEKVKKRYNQQFNLEVMQPLGFNNTFAMIIRGADARRFNIKNISDAAKYSSQWQAGFGNEFLERKDGYPGLAKTYGLKFAGIKQMELGLMYKAIAEKKVDFIAGGTTDGLIPVLKLVVLEDDKSYFPPYEAVPIFNQKTLQKYPELQTAISKLAGLISEEEMQKMNYQVDNQSLSAEAVVREWRKSQKL, encoded by the coding sequence TTGTTTTTGAGTCGTTATTTCGGGGAAATTCTCCTCCGTAGTGGGGAACATTTGGTGTTAGTGGCGATCGCCATGTTGGTAGCAATTGGTATTGGGATTCCCTGTGGTGTCGCCATTACTCGCCAACCACAATTAGCCAAGCCGATGCTTGGTGTGGCTAACGCTATTCAAACTATTCCCAGTTTAGCTATTTTCGGTTTTTTGATTTCTGTGCCGTTCCTGGGGGGAATTGGGAAAATTCCGGCGATTATTGCCCTCACGCTTTATGCTTTACTTCCCATCATTCGCAATACCTACACGGGCATTACTAACCTTGATCCAGCAGTAAGAGATGCAGGGAAGGGGATGGGAATGACACAATGGCAGTTGCTATTGCTGGTAGAACTCCCTTTAGCTGCCGGCGTAATCTTAGCGGGAGTCAGGGTTGCTACGGTAATTTGTGTAGGGATTGCTACCATTGCGGCGGCGATCGGGGGTGGAGGATTAGGTTTATTTATTTTTCAGGGAATTTCTACAGTTAATAATCAATTGATTTTAGCAGGCGCAATTCCAGCAGCTTTGATTGCTGTAGGAGCAGATCTACTTTTGGGATTGCTAGAAAAACAATTAACTAAACAAAGAGAAAACCAGGAACAGTTTTATCGCCGCATCCCTGTGATTGTGGCAATCTTGATTTCACTAATTATCGGATTAATTATTTTTGGATATCAATTAACACCCCCAACCATTGTGATTGGTTCTAAAAATTTTACTGAGCAAATCATTTTGGGAGAATTACTTGCTCAACAAATAGAAGCTCAAACCAAGTTAAAAGTTGACAGACGTTTTAATTTGGGTGGAACTTTTATCTGTCATGAAGCGGTAAAAAATGGTAGTATTGACGGATATTTTGAATACACAGGCACAGCATTAACTGCGATTTTAAAAGACGAACCTATTAGTAATCGTGGAGTGGTTTATGAGAAAGTCAAGAAAAGATACAATCAACAATTTAATTTAGAAGTCATGCAGCCTTTAGGTTTTAATAATACCTTTGCCATGATTATTCGAGGTGCAGATGCAAGGCGTTTCAATATCAAAAATATTTCTGATGCAGCTAAATATTCTTCCCAATGGCAAGCCGGATTTGGTAATGAATTTTTGGAAAGGAAGGATGGTTATCCAGGGTTAGCTAAAACTTACGGATTAAAGTTTGCTGGAATTAAGCAGATGGAATTGGGATTGATGTATAAAGCTATAGCAGAAAAGAAGGTAGATTTTATCGCCGGAGGCACTACAGACGGGTTGATTCCGGTACTGAAGTTAGTAGTTTTAGAGGATGATAAAAGTTATTTTCCTCCCTATGAAGCTGTTCCTATATTTAATCAAAAAACACTGCAAAAATATCCAGAGTTACAAACAGCTATCAGTAAATTGGCTGGTTTAATTTCTGAGGAAGAAATGCAAAAAATGAATTATCAAGTGGATAATCAATCTCTATCTGCTGAAGCTGTTGTTAGAGAGTGGCGCAAGTCTCAAAAATTATAG
- the petC gene encoding cytochrome b6-f complex iron-sulfur subunit, whose amino-acid sequence MAQFSESMDVPDMGRRQFMNLLTFGTVTGVALGALYPVVNYFIPPASGGAGGGTTAKDELGNDVSVSKFLASHNVGDRTLVQGLKGDPTYIVVESKEAITDYGINAVCTHLGCVVPWNAAENKFKCPCHGSQYDATGKVVRGPAPRSLALSHANVEDDKIVLTPWTETDFRTNEEPWWA is encoded by the coding sequence ATGGCTCAATTTTCTGAATCTATGGACGTTCCCGATATGGGGCGACGTCAATTCATGAACCTGCTAACTTTTGGAACTGTCACAGGTGTTGCTCTGGGTGCATTGTATCCCGTTGTCAATTACTTTATTCCACCAGCTAGCGGTGGCGCAGGTGGCGGTACAACAGCAAAAGACGAGCTGGGCAACGATGTTAGCGTCAGCAAATTTCTGGCAAGCCATAATGTAGGCGATCGCACCCTAGTTCAAGGACTCAAGGGAGACCCAACTTACATTGTGGTAGAAAGCAAAGAAGCAATTACCGATTACGGTATCAACGCCGTTTGTACCCACTTGGGTTGTGTTGTACCTTGGAACGCGGCAGAGAACAAATTCAAATGTCCTTGTCACGGTTCTCAATACGACGCTACAGGTAAAGTAGTTCGCGGCCCAGCACCCCGTTCTTTAGCTTTAAGCCACGCCAATGTAGAAGACGATAAAATCGTTCTCACTCCTTGGACTGAAACCGACTTCCGCACCAACGAAGAACCTTGGTGGGCATAA
- the pyrF gene encoding orotidine-5'-phosphate decarboxylase — protein sequence MGNGKEQRVIVALDVADEQSAIALIDKLEAVSFWKVGLELFTSVGPKIIELLKSKDKQIFLDLKFHDIPNTVAGACRAAAGYGVDLLTIHATGGRNALKAATEAVQEGATQAGVKPPKLIAVTLLTSISARQLAFDLKIPLELPEYALEMALMAKESGLDGAVCSPQEVTQLRNTCGDDFVLVCPGVRPVWAEAGDQKRSLTPAQAIQAGASYLVIGRPITAAADPELAWQRIIEEVNSH from the coding sequence ATGGGGAACGGGAAAGAACAGCGAGTGATAGTAGCTTTGGATGTGGCGGATGAACAAAGTGCGATCGCCCTTATCGATAAGCTAGAAGCAGTGAGTTTCTGGAAGGTGGGCTTAGAATTATTCACCAGTGTGGGGCCGAAAATTATAGAATTACTCAAATCCAAAGACAAGCAAATATTTCTGGATTTAAAGTTTCACGACATCCCCAATACTGTAGCGGGGGCTTGTCGGGCTGCGGCTGGGTACGGGGTAGATTTACTCACAATTCATGCGACAGGGGGCAGAAATGCCCTGAAAGCCGCTACAGAGGCAGTACAGGAAGGGGCGACACAAGCAGGAGTCAAACCGCCGAAATTGATTGCTGTCACCCTCCTAACAAGTATTTCTGCTAGACAGTTGGCTTTTGATTTAAAAATTCCCCTAGAGTTGCCAGAATATGCCCTAGAAATGGCGTTGATGGCAAAAGAATCAGGTTTAGATGGGGCTGTGTGTTCACCCCAAGAAGTCACCCAATTAAGGAACACTTGCGGCGATGACTTTGTATTAGTTTGTCCAGGGGTGCGTCCTGTATGGGCAGAAGCCGGAGACCAAAAGCGATCGCTTACCCCCGCCCAAGCCATCCAAGCTGGTGCTAGTTATTTAGTCATCGGTCGTCCCATTACTGCGGCTGCTGACCCTGAATTAGCTTGGCAAAGAATTATTGAGGAGGTCAATAGTCACTAG
- the petA gene encoding cytochrome f, with protein sequence MRNACTIARLTRSARAIVKALLVAIAAVTIFFTSDITFPQSAAAYPFWAQQTAPETPREATGRIVCANCHLAAKPTEVEVPQSVLPDQVFKAVVKIPYDTSVQQVGADGSKVGLNVGAVLMLPEGFKIAPADRIPEELKEEVGDVYFQPYKEDQENVVIVGPLPGEQYQEIVFPVLSPNPANDKNIHFGKYSVHVGGNRGRGQVYPTGEKSNNNAYTAAATGTISKIAKEEDESGSVKYVVDIKTESGEVVSDTIPAGPELIVSEGQAVTAGEALTNNPNVGGFGQKDVEIVLQDANRVGWLIAFIVLVMLAQVMLILKKKQVEKVQAAELNF encoded by the coding sequence ATGAGAAATGCTTGTACAATAGCGAGGTTAACTCGCTCTGCTAGAGCAATCGTAAAAGCGTTGCTCGTCGCGATCGCTGCCGTGACAATTTTCTTTACCAGCGACATCACCTTTCCTCAATCTGCGGCTGCATATCCCTTCTGGGCGCAGCAGACCGCCCCAGAAACCCCCCGCGAAGCGACAGGGAGAATTGTTTGTGCTAACTGTCACCTAGCAGCCAAGCCAACAGAAGTAGAAGTTCCTCAGTCAGTATTACCTGATCAAGTATTTAAAGCCGTCGTGAAGATTCCTTACGACACCAGCGTGCAACAAGTTGGTGCTGATGGTTCTAAAGTCGGCTTAAACGTTGGTGCAGTATTGATGCTTCCTGAAGGCTTCAAAATTGCTCCCGCAGACCGTATTCCTGAAGAATTGAAAGAAGAAGTCGGCGACGTTTACTTCCAACCCTACAAAGAAGATCAAGAAAACGTCGTCATCGTTGGGCCATTACCCGGCGAACAATATCAGGAAATCGTCTTCCCAGTTCTTTCTCCCAACCCCGCCAACGACAAAAATATTCACTTCGGTAAATATTCAGTTCATGTAGGCGGTAACAGAGGACGCGGACAAGTCTATCCTACAGGCGAAAAGAGCAACAACAACGCCTACACTGCTGCGGCTACAGGCACAATTAGCAAGATTGCTAAAGAAGAAGATGAAAGCGGTAGCGTTAAATATGTAGTAGACATCAAAACCGAGTCCGGTGAAGTTGTCAGCGATACCATTCCCGCAGGCCCAGAACTGATTGTTTCTGAAGGACAAGCCGTCACAGCAGGCGAAGCTTTAACCAATAATCCTAACGTTGGTGGTTTCGGTCAAAAAGACGTAGAAATCGTATTGCAAGATGCCAACAGAGTTGGCTGGTTGATTGCTTTCATTGTGCTAGTTATGCTAGCTCAAGTCATGCTAATTCTCAAGAAGAAGCAAGTTGAAAAAGTCCAAGCTGCTGAACTTAATTTCTAA